Part of the Pelmatolapia mariae isolate MD_Pm_ZW linkage group LG3_W, Pm_UMD_F_2, whole genome shotgun sequence genome is shown below.
ATGAGTTCGTGCACTGAGTGAAAGAAATCATGGAAACCCCCAAATTATCATGAGATTCATGAATATgagtatttaaatgttttattgcatCGAGTCAGAAAAGAAAGCTCCATGACACGACTTCCTGTCCACGTGTCCGTGCTGTGAGCCACCATCAACAAACTGTTTACATGTTTTGATTccactttttgctttttcttttatccaACCAGGAAGATCCACTGaaacaaaaacctttttagGGAGACCTGACGATGGGCAGCAGCAAGTTACAAAAATGACACAATTAAACACAGGCAGCAACAACATGCAggcaaaaatacataaacaaattaaaaaattccATAAAATTCTATTAAAATTGAGAAACTATAACAAATCTATTAGAAACAGTCCCATGTTATAAACTTGGCCTCAATGAAATGAATTGTGTCATTGTCAGTCCTGCAGTTGGCTTCAAGGGTGCTAAATGGACCAAAGCTCTTTTGTTCAGTGTGATGCACGCTGGGCTCTTCAGAGGCTGCAGGCCTGGAACTTCTTGTCAGCCAGCTTGAGAGACACCCAGGTGTTGAGCATGGATGCCCTCAGTTTGCACCACACCAGGTGGTCCCTCAACCCCAAGATCTGCGCTGCAAACTGAGCACAAGCTTCAGGAGACAACACGGTGGAGCAGCCGAGACCTGcaggacaaaaataaataaatgcaaaaacagcACGTATGATTAACGCTGCACGTTACAGTAAAGAGCTCTGCTCACCACTTGGCATGCGGAGGGACGACCAGACATCTTGTGGTCCCCAGTCTGGAGTGAGAGGAGGGCAGCTGATCACAGGGTAAGCCGTGTTACCAGACATCACTGGGCCGAGGCCGTTACTCCTCCCAGCCACAGCCACGAACACAGTGGGTACGCCATCACCTGCAACACAGCATAAAGAAATGATGCGATTAGAAAGAATCCCAGATCAGTATAAAGACGCAGTTACGTCAGTATTAAAGCACACCTTCATATTCAGCTTTAATGCGCAGCGTCTCATCTGGACCCTTGTGTGCCGAGGTGACTCTGAGGACACAGGGGAGCCCGTAGGAGGCGCACgcctttcttatcttttcacAATGGGCCACGTCTGAGGTGGAGCCCATTAAAAGCACCACCCTGCTGCTTGCCTGGGGCTCCAGCAGCAACTGTAGACACACAGAAACCATTGAATCATCACTTTATGTCAGTTTTACCTGCTCTAAAGAAAAATCGTACAGCTGTGCTGGTTTTTTCCTGAATGACATCAAAAGCAGCTGCAGGCTTTTGTGATGTTAAACAGTGTTTGTTGGTTTGGACGTTCAAAGCAAAGAAAGAGCTAAACACTCCTACAAGATCAAGAATAGATTAGAGGCATCTGTTTGCTGTACCTCGACCCTTTCAGAGACCCACTCAAaattcctcttcaccatctgcATTGCCTCTGGGGTCACTTCCTTCAGCTCTCTGTACACCTACAAAGGGGAAAGAAAAGTTTGAggcttgtgtctttttttcatatcagcatgaaaataaatcaaagtcAGTCCATCACCTGTTTGTCTTTTTGCTGACTCCGATCTCCAGCTGGCCAAAGCCTCCATGAATCGTTGTCAATCACGTCAGCGAGCACAATCTCTCCACTTTTCACACTGACGCCAAATTCAATCTATAAGCAAAGAAAAAGTCCTTAGTTGTAGTTCTGCTGTAGCTACAGGAGAAAAGTGATCGCACCAAGATGTGACATtaaccagcagggggcgctgctgcacagCTACCTTCATGTCCACCAGGGTGCAGTTCTGAGTGGCCCAGGCCTTCTCCACTATCTCAAAAATGGCCACAGTGCTGCGACTCATTATGTCCACCTCACACTGACCAATAGTGAGCCCAGCCACACACAATTTGGCCTCCAGCAGCTGCTCCTCTGACCACTGAGGATCATTGTTGGCATCATCCTAAAAACACAATCAGTGATGAGTTTGCTGCAACACTCAGACTGAAAACACACGGAGAGAATCACTGCACGCAGCAAGACTCACTTTAAAGAACATCTCCATCTTTAGAGGAGAAAAGCGGTAGCCCTCTTTGACTCCTGGATTCCTCTTGAGGAAAGATCCAGTCGCCACTCTGCGACACACCCACTCAATGGGTATCATCTGGCAGTGCGCTGCGATGAACGCCGTGTCCGAGTGCTGCTTAACAAAGGCCGTCTTAATGCCTGAGGAGAGAAGGGTGGATATCAGAGCAACCTCAAACTCACAGACAAATTACAACATCTGAGattaaaaactatattttattGAATTTGTATACATTAAGTATTATTGCATGATTATCATTTCTGTTCATGCATGAGATTTAGTTTTTCCAGTCACTGAATCAACCTTTGATGCAAGCTGTTGTTTCCAAAACCTTGTGCAGAAATAAAAACCTCACCAGACTCCTGCAGCAGCTGGAACACGCAGCTCGTGGTTTTGTTGGCAATGGCAGCTTTGCCCTCCATCTGATCTTTCCTCACGGCGTTCCCAGCTGTGATCTGGACTAGAACCAGTCCCGGCTGGTCCACCAGCTCGAAAATCTGTTTAGTCTTGCCCTCATTGAGCTTCTGGCCGattttaaacactgaaaacaagGAAAGAATTAAAACATGAACATCTAACTGAAGCTCTAAAGTGCAGATTAAGGCTCGTGCAGTACCTGGGGTGGAGGCCATGGTGCTCGTGGATCCTGAGCAGCCCTGAAAGACAAATCACAAAACACGCCAGTGAACTTACAGAAGAATTGCTTCATTTTAGTCTACGCCCATAAAAGCCGGATTTGATTTCCTAGCAGGCAgcacttgtttcttttttaaagaagaaaaaagtgggAACACAAATCGCCTTTTAACGTGTCACTGTTGTTAGCAACATGTTATCATGCAGCTTGTCTGTAAGGATGTCACATGATTGCCACATTCTTGGTTCTGATGAAATATAAGATACAGTTGTTGAGACCAGGCTAGTTTGAAGTTATTAATGTGATGACAGCTAGACTTTGTTTTTGGTTCATGAAGCTGTCCCACACAGAAATCACACCTTAGGTCATGTGACCCACATAACCCATGCATTGAGTCACACGTCAGCTCAACTGATGGGACTCTTAACGACCTGCATAGAAACCATGTGGGTCAACGATCCATCACccatgagaggtgaaatgtcttcatgaACCAAAAACCCTGGTTTCCTTCAACAAGCTTGcagtttaatatatttttctttatttcccaATTACACTGAATTTAGAAAGTCAACCAGACAAGCACAGGTTAGCAGATTGCACAGCACAGAAGAGCTAGCTCATCAGGCTGAGACTctgtttacacctacaggccagtggcaACTCTTTCAGTGACGATGTGCACATCCTGGTTTGAGTGGGGAGCCGTTATGTGAAAAGGTGATGACATCTCTCAACGATTGCTCATCATCTGGGGCAATCGTGCCTTTCGTCtttaatcggaaggttgccggt
Proteins encoded:
- the LOC134647056 gene encoding multifunctional protein ADE2-like, giving the protein MKFYEEVDSIMNQRTIDSLQEPGADSDRLTISDNCDEKNKVDGNLTNSDLSVTIEASNTYESERHKIKEHRLDQEHMLMSASESELDKENTTASNRRLKRKAVDEDPGLHTSVKKLNPLGPVVADRLHTQCKEEQDHIPIIKINSVCSMASPAPSPQGCSGSTSTMASTPVFKIGQKLNEGKTKQIFELVDQPGLVLVQITAGNAVRKDQMEGKAAIANKTTSCVFQLLQESGIKTAFVKQHSDTAFIAAHCQMIPIEWVCRRVATGSFLKRNPGVKEGYRFSPLKMEMFFKDDANNDPQWSEEQLLEAKLCVAGLTIGQCEVDIMSRSTVAIFEIVEKAWATQNCTLVDMKIEFGVSVKSGEIVLADVIDNDSWRLWPAGDRSQQKDKQVYRELKEVTPEAMQMVKRNFEWVSERVELLLEPQASSRVVLLMGSTSDVAHCEKIRKACASYGLPCVLRVTSAHKGPDETLRIKAEYEGDGVPTVFVAVAGRSNGLGPVMSGNTAYPVISCPPLTPDWGPQDVWSSLRMPSGLGCSTVLSPEACAQFAAQILGLRDHLVWCKLRASMLNTWVSLKLADKKFQACSL